The stretch of DNA CTTTTAAAATGTCCAGGATTTTAACCGTAGTATCGGTATCGGGCCCATCATCAAAGGTCAAAGCCACCTTCTTCTCCTTCGGATCCCCCTGGTTAAAAACGACCCCGGGAAACTCGGAAGCCAAATCGATGATTTCCCGTTGGGGAAAACCCCGCCCGGTCCGTTCCGGTCCCCCCTCCAGCTCGTAGGCGGAAGAGAGCTCCACCGGCTGCTGCTTCACGTCGTACTCGGTCAATTCCCTGGGTACCGACCGGTTCGGCACCGGCCTGATCTGCCAACCTGCCTCTGCCAACCAAAAACCGAGGGCAAACAGAGCCAAGATGCCCACCGCCCAAGACACTCTTTTGCGGTTCAACTCCATCACCTCAAGACTAGCTTGACCAACAGGCTGGCAGATTATACTATTATTTTTATTCTACCGGCTGACTGCAACCGTACTCCGCAAGGTATCCCACATTTCGCCGTTCAACAACCCCAGGCGCCACAGGGCAATGCCCCTCAACCGGTAGCGCTTGGCGATCCCCACTTTGGTAAGCAGGCTGTCCGGGTTTTCGCTGGGGATGGAAATGCCCAGGATTAGCTTTTCCTTGGGTACCTGGCTTAACGCTTGCTCCACGGCCTGGATCACCAGAGAATCCGGTTCCGGCTTCGAGCCGTAGTCGTAAGCCATGATGATAATCCGGTCCGCCGCTTCCCCCAGGGCCTGGTAATCATATCCTTGATAGGCGCTATTGGGCGGATGCAGCGTCAGGGTGAGTCTCAACCCGGCTTGGCGGGCTTGCGCCGCCAGCAGCCGGACGAAATGGTTAAAAGCCTGCCGGGTCTGCAACAGTTCCTCCCCCTCTTCCCGGTAGCCCAATCCCTCAAAGTCCAGGTTAATCCCCCGGTAGAGGACCGCTTCTTTCATTATATTTGTAACGGCCTCCGTCACCGCTTGTTCACTGGGCAGCAAGGATGCCAGAGTGCCGTCGCCGTCCGTCACATGAATCACCATTTCCGCGGCCAGGCCGTACTCCCGGGCGGCTTGTAAAACCTTTTCCCAGCCGTCGGGCCTTTGCCAGCCGGTCCTGCTTTTCGTCAAGAGGTTGCCGTCCCGGTCCAAGCTGTACCAACCGGCAGCTATTTCATCCACCACGTCCGTATTGCCGGTCCGGGTTTCCGGGTAAGGCACACCGAACAGGTCAGTCCAACTGCTGGTCTTACTGTCCCCTAAGGCATAAAACCCGATGACGGTCATATCTACGGGCGGGGACGTGATGCTGACCGCCCCGCCGGTGCCGTCCCACTCCACCCGGCAGTTGAAGGCCTCGCTGAAAAAGCGTAGCGGGATCAGCACCCTGCCTTGCTCGATTAACGGCGGCGCATCCAACCAAACGGGCTGCTGGTTTAAGTACGCCGTAGGATTGTTCACTTGCAGCCGCACCACCGTTCCCCCTCCCGTGGTGGTCACGGTGCGGGTCTGCTCATCCCAGTTCACGGTTAGATTCAGGGCTTCGGCAATGGCCCGGAAAGGCACCATGGTCCGGCCCTGGTGAATTAGGGGCGGCACGTCAAACTGCACCGGCAGCCCGTCCAGGAAAACTCCAATGGGTCGACCCTCCTGTGCAGAAGCGGCAGCCACGGGCACCAAGAACAATACCATTAATAGAAGAGCGCAGGCGCAGAACTTTTTCGTGTTCATCCGGCAACCTCCCGGTCGGTGCTGGGTAACACCTAGTATTAAACCGCCATTTGGCATAAGTTATTTACTTTGACCCTGGGACTGCATTATCCTGCAACCGGCATTTGTTATTCAACGTATTCCCTGGATTAATCCCTGGTCGCCGCCTGCCGGGAGGATGTATATCCCACCCAAAATATTTCACTTTCCTTGCCGGCCCGGCGGGAACCTAACTAAGTTATAATTAATCTTGGTTAATTATTGCGATTTACAAACAAACTAGTGGAACGGCAGGAGTTGCTGCCGGCTCCTCGAATAGAGTCAGTAAGAAATAGTAAGAGGAATCAATAAAGGGTCGTTTAAAAGATAGATAGTGAAAAATAGTGCAATCTATTTTGCATCTAGTGGTCTCGTTCATAACGGGGGCGGGAAAATGTTCTCCTTGGAAAAAGTCAGAGATTTGCTGCATGCCCGGGTGCTCTGGGGAGAGGAGTTCCTCCAGCGAGAAGTTAACATGGCCTTCGGCTGCGACCTGTTAAGCGACATGCTGGCTTACGCACCCGAAGGAGTTTTACTTTTAACGGGATTAACCAACGAGCATTTGATCAATACGGCGGACATCATTGGCGCCCGGGGCATCGTGTACGTCCGCGGCAAAGTCCCCGATGAAGCCGTAATCAATTTGGCCAGGCAGAAACAAATTCCCCTCCTGAGCACGAAGATGTTCCTTTTTGAAAGCTGCGGTGTGCTGTACGCCCACGGCCTATCCGGCCTGGTGGAGCCCCAATACGCCCATCGCTAGCCCAGCATCGCACCGGAGTTTGTGGGCAGGGAGGCAGCGCCGGTGGTTATCGATGGCAAGTCCAAAGCCATTCGCTATACCTTCCAGGTAGCAAGCATGGATTTTCAGGCGGCGGGCCAAGCGGCCGGCAAGGTCAAACAGGTTTTGCTCGGTATCGGTTACGACCCCCAAGTGGCCAGGCGAGCGGCAATCATCACCTATGAATTGGAGATGAACCTGGTCATTCACGGCGGCGGCGGCACATTGACAGTGGAATTGTCGCCGGATCTGATTGAAATTTCGGCCGAGGATCATGGTCCCGGCATACCCGATGTGAACCTGGCGATGCAGGAAGGCTATTCCACCGCTCCGGCCCATGTACGGGAAATGGGCTTTGGCGCCGGCATGGGATTGCCCAACATCCGCCGCTGGTCAGACAAATTAACTATTGCCACGGAGATTAATAAAGGAACGAAACTTCTGGCCGCTATCTACTGCAAAAAGCAGGAGTAGGTGATGGACGTGGGGAGCTATTTTCATTCCGTCCGGTTGGAGGTTGAGAAGTGCAGGGGCTGCACTAACTGCATCCGTCATTGCCCTACCGAAGCCATCCGGGTAAGAGAAGGCAAGGCCCGGATCATCGAGGAGCGCTGCATCGACTGCGGCGAATGCATCCGCGTGTGTCCCAATCAAGCCAAGATCGCTGTGAGCGACAGCCCGGATAAATTGAAGGAATTCAAATACACCATGGCCCTGCCCGCTCCCTCTCTTTACGGGCAGTTTCCCGAAAAAGTCAGCATCGGCACCGTTCATGCCGCTTTGCTCAAGCTGGGCTTTGACCGGGTTTTTGAAGTGGCTTACGCCGCCGACTTGATCTCGGCAGCCACCCAGGCGTACATAGCCGGGGCCCGTTCCCCTAAACCCCTCATTTCCCAGGCCTGCCCGGCAGTGGTCAGTTTGATACAAGTCAGGTTTCCCCTGCTGTTAAGTCACTTGATCCCCATCGCATCGCCCATGGATGCGGCAGCCAGGCTGGCTAAGGCGGAAGCCGCCGCAGCCGGGTTTAAGCCTGAGGATGTAGGCGTGTTCTTCATTTCCCCCTGCCCGGCGAAAATCACCGCTGTGCGGCGGCTCAGGCCTGATGCTGCCAGTCATGTAGACGGGGTTTTAACCATCCGGCAGGTTTACGGGGAAATCCGCAAGATGCTGCCCACCGTAGTGCGGGAACTCCCGGTCAAGGCTTCCGCCGCCGGTGTAGGATGGGGCCGTTCCGGGGGCGAAGCCACCGCATTGGAAAAAGTCAATACTCTCGTGGTGGACGGCATCCACAATGTCATCAGTGTCCTGGCGGAAGTGGAAATGGGCCACTTGGCGGAAATCGATTTCCTGGAGTGCCAGGCTTGTACCGGCGGCTGTGTGGGCGGGGCCCTAACCGTCACCAATCCCCACCTGGCCATGGCCCGCCTAAAACACCAGGCCGGCACCGTCAAAAGAGCCGGCCGGGAACAGCAAGAAGAATACCGCCGGTTACTGGACCGGTACGATTGGTTCAAGCTGGGCAGCATCACCGGGCAGCCGCGGCAGCCTTTTTCACTGGACCGTGACGTGGCCACGGCCATCAGCAAGCTGGAAATGCTGGAAAAAACCCTGGCCTCCCTACCCGGTTTAGATTGCGGCTCCTGCGGCGCACCCACCTGCCGTGCCCTGGCGGAAGATATCGTGCAGGGTTTGAGCTTGGAAACAGACTGCGTATTTAAGCTGCGGGAAAAAGTGAGCAAACTGGCCAAAGAAGTGATGGAACTGGCTTCCCTGGTGCCGCCGGCCATGGGCAGTGCCAGGGAGCACAAACCGGCGGGAGAGGATGAAAACGAGCATGGAACTGGCTGAAATCGTTGCCGCCTTGAATTTAAAACCGGTGGGCGGTGCCGCTCTGGCAAAACAGGTGACCGGCGTCTACTGCTCGGATCTCTTGAGCGATGTCATGGCCGCAGCCCAAGCAGGCTCCATCCTGGTCACCATCCTGACCCATGAAAATGTGGTGGCAGTGGCCGCCCTGCTGGACTTAGCCGCCGTCTTGTTTACCTGCGGCAAGCAACCGGGAGCCGAAACGATGCGCCGGGCGGAAGAAAACGGGGTGCCCCTGCTGTTGACCGGCATGAGCACCTTCGAAACAGCCGGCAAATTGTACCAACTACTGGCTGCTAGGGGTAGCGATCATGAAAGCGGCCGGTGCTGACTTGCATGTACACAGCGTCTTATCCCCTTGCGCCGGCGATGAGATGACACCGCCCCTGGTGCTGGCCAGAGCCGTGGAACAAGGGCTGCGTTTCATTGCCATTACGGATCACAATTCCACCCTGAACGTGCCGGCCTTTTGGGAGGCGGCCAAAAACTATCCCATTCAGGTCGTACCGGGCCTGGAACTGCAGACCCGGGAAGACGTCCATCTGGTCTGCTTATTCGATACCCCGGAAAAGGCCTTCCGCCTGCAGGAAATCGTGGACCGGACCCTGCCAAGGGTCAAAAACCGGGAGGAGTTTTTCGGACCCCAGTGGATTGTGGACGCCTGCGGCCGGATTACCGGCACCGAGGACCGGCTGCTCCTCAACAGCCTGGACCTGTCCTTAACAGAAGCGGCCGCGGAGGTAGTGCGCATCGGGGGCGTATGCATCGCTGCTCACGTCAACCGGCAGGGTTTCAGCCTGCCGGGGGTGCTGGGGCTGATTCCCCCCGAGCTGCCGCTGGCAGCGCTGGAGATATCGGACCCGCAGTCCGTGTCCACCCTGTCCCATACATATCAATGGTTCAAACGTTACCAACTGGTTTTCTCCTCGGATGCCCACTACCTGGTCGACCTGGGAAAAGTGCGCACCATGCTTCCCGAGGAGATCGACAACACCGCTGTCCTCATCGACTTTTTCCGTCACGCCATGGAAAATCAACAGCTCTCAAAGAGCTGATTGACCCTCACATACCCGGAAAGGGGGGATTGCCTGGAATTAGGACAACCGGTGCCGGACATGGTTACATCATTTATCAAAGGGGGTCGGAAGAATGAGCTGTTGCTGCGCAGAGAAACAAATTGACTACGAGAAGCTGGATGAACTGCTGGAGCCTTATCGCGGGCAGCCCAGCGCCTTGATTGAAGTGCTGCACCAGGCCCAGCGGTTGATAGGCTACTTGCCCAAGCCGGTGCAAATCCGCATCGCCAAAGCCTTAGGCGTGTCCCTGGGAGATGTTTACGGCGTGGTTTCCTTCTACTCCCATTTCAGCATCAAACCCAAAGGCAAGTACAATATCTCCCTGTGCAAAGGCACCGCCTGTTACGTGAAAGGCTCACCGGAAGTGCTGGAAAGAATCGAACACGATTTGGGCATCAAGGCCGGGGATACCACCGATGACGGGATGTTCTCCCTGGAAGTGGTCCGGTGCCTGGGAGCCTGCGGCTTGGGGCCGGTCATGATGGTGAACGACCATGCCCACGGGCTGTTAAAGCCGGACAAGGCTTCCGCTATCCTGGAAAGCTACCGCCGGCAATAGGTGATGGGATGACGGAAATCTCCCTGCATATACTTGACATCTTGCAAAACGCCAAGGAAGCAGGTGCCACCAAAATCCTGCTGGCGGTGCTGGAGGATGAGCAAAAAGACATCCTGGCCTTCACCGTCGCCGATAACGGCCGGGGCATGGACGACAGGCTCTTAGAAAGAGCTTTTGACCCGTTTACCACCACCCGGCAGAGCAGGAAAGTGAAAGTGGGACTGGGATTGCCCATGCTCAAGGCCACGGCGGAAGCCAGCGGGGGTTATGTGAAGCTGTATTCCAGGCCGGGCAAAGGTACCCGCCTGAAAGCCGTTTTCCAATACAGCCACCTGGACCGCCCGCCCATCGGCAACCTGGCCGGCAGCATCTGTGTTTTCCTGGCGGACACCCGTGACCTGCATCTGCGATACGTGCACCGGAAAAACGGCAAGCGCATCGTCTTCGACAGCCGGGCCTTCGCCGCCCAGCACGGTGTCACGTCTTTTGCCGAGCCTCAAGTGTTCCGCCTGCTCCTCACGGGCTTGCAAGCACAACTCAATCAGCTTTGAATGGAGGTGATTTCATGCCAACCTTAGCGGAGCTGGAAAAAATCAAAGCCGATACCCTGGAAAAGATGGGTGGCCGTGAAAGTAGTCACAAGATCAAAATAACCATCGGCATGGGAACTTGCGGCATTGCCGCCGGTGCCCGGGAGGTGATGCTGGCCATCATGGACGAGGTGGCTAAGCGCAACCTGAAAGACGTCATCATCTCCCAGACCGGCTGCATCGGCATGTGTGCCCAAGAGCCCTTGGTAGAAGTGGAAATACCCGGCAAGTCTAAAGTGATGTATGGCAAAATCAATGGGCAAAAAGCTAGGCAAATCGTGGCACAACACGTGGTCAACGGGATCACCGTCAGTGAATGGGTGGTCAAATAGCTCGCAAAGGGGGGTTTTCAATGGAGTTCTTCCGCTCACATGTACTCATCTGCCACGGTACTGGCTGTGTGGCCTCCGGGCGGGAAAAACTGAAAGACGCATTGGCGGCGGAGTTAGCCAAGCGTTCGCTGGATAAAGAAATTAAAGTGGTGGATACGGGCTGTTTCGGTTTTTGTCGCTTCGGCCCGAACATGGTCGTCTATCCGGAAGGAACCTTCTACTGCCAGGTGCAGCCGGAAGATGTGCCGGAATTGGTGGAAGAACATTTCATCAAAGGCCGGCCGCTGGAAAGGTTACTCTTTAAAGCACCGGAAGCAGAACCGGCACGGGATCTCCATGACATTGACTTCTTCAAGCACCAGAAAAGGATTGCCCTGCGGAACTGCGGCGTCATCGATCCGGAATCCATCGAAGAGTACATTGCCCAGGACGGCTATTTTGCCCTGAGTAAAGTCCTCACTTCCATGACTCCGGAACAAGTCATCGAAGAAGTGAAAAAAGCGGGCTTGAGGGGCCGCGGCGGCGGTGGCTTCCCGACGGGCCTCAAATGGGAATTTGCCCACAAAGCTCCCGGCGATATCAAGTACATCATCTGTAACGCCGACGAGGGAGACCCGGGTGCCTTCATGGACCGCAGCATCCTGGAAGGAGATCCCCATGCAGTGTTAGAAGGAATGGCCATCGCCGGCTAT from Clostridia bacterium encodes:
- a CDS encoding PHP domain-containing protein, whose protein sequence is MKAAGADLHVHSVLSPCAGDEMTPPLVLARAVEQGLRFIAITDHNSTLNVPAFWEAAKNYPIQVVPGLELQTREDVHLVCLFDTPEKAFRLQEIVDRTLPRVKNREEFFGPQWIVDACGRITGTEDRLLLNSLDLSLTEAAAEVVRIGGVCIAAHVNRQGFSLPGVLGLIPPELPLAALEISDPQSVSTLSHTYQWFKRYQLVFSSDAHYLVDLGKVRTMLPEEIDNTAVLIDFFRHAMENQQLSKS
- a CDS encoding serine kinase produces the protein MELAEIVAALNLKPVGGAALAKQVTGVYCSDLLSDVMAAAQAGSILVTILTHENVVAVAALLDLAAVLFTCGKQPGAETMRRAEENGVPLLLTGMSTFETAGKLYQLLAARGSDHESGRC
- a CDS encoding transcriptional regulator, with the translated sequence MFSLEKVRDLLHARVLWGEEFLQREVNMAFGCDLLSDMLAYAPEGVLLLTGLTNEHLINTADIIGARGIVYVRGKVPDEAVINLARQKQIPLLSTKMFLFESCGVLYAHGLSGLVEPQYAHR
- a CDS encoding sensor histidine kinase; translation: MTEISLHILDILQNAKEAGATKILLAVLEDEQKDILAFTVADNGRGMDDRLLERAFDPFTTTRQSRKVKVGLGLPMLKATAEASGGYVKLYSRPGKGTRLKAVFQYSHLDRPPIGNLAGSICVFLADTRDLHLRYVHRKNGKRIVFDSRAFAAQHGVTSFAEPQVFRLLLTGLQAQLNQL
- a CDS encoding (2Fe-2S) ferredoxin domain-containing protein, which codes for MPTLAELEKIKADTLEKMGGRESSHKIKITIGMGTCGIAAGAREVMLAIMDEVAKRNLKDVIISQTGCIGMCAQEPLVEVEIPGKSKVMYGKINGQKARQIVAQHVVNGITVSEWVVK
- a CDS encoding NAD(P)H-dependent oxidoreductase subunit E yields the protein MSCCCAEKQIDYEKLDELLEPYRGQPSALIEVLHQAQRLIGYLPKPVQIRIAKALGVSLGDVYGVVSFYSHFSIKPKGKYNISLCKGTACYVKGSPEVLERIEHDLGIKAGDTTDDGMFSLEVVRCLGACGLGPVMMVNDHAHGLLKPDKASAILESYRRQ
- a CDS encoding 4Fe-4S dicluster domain-containing protein, which gives rise to MDVGSYFHSVRLEVEKCRGCTNCIRHCPTEAIRVREGKARIIEERCIDCGECIRVCPNQAKIAVSDSPDKLKEFKYTMALPAPSLYGQFPEKVSIGTVHAALLKLGFDRVFEVAYAADLISAATQAYIAGARSPKPLISQACPAVVSLIQVRFPLLLSHLIPIASPMDAAARLAKAEAAAAGFKPEDVGVFFISPCPAKITAVRRLRPDAASHVDGVLTIRQVYGEIRKMLPTVVRELPVKASAAGVGWGRSGGEATALEKVNTLVVDGIHNVISVLAEVEMGHLAEIDFLECQACTGGCVGGALTVTNPHLAMARLKHQAGTVKRAGREQQEEYRRLLDRYDWFKLGSITGQPRQPFSLDRDVATAISKLEMLEKTLASLPGLDCGSCGAPTCRALAEDIVQGLSLETDCVFKLREKVSKLAKEVMELASLVPPAMGSAREHKPAGEDENEHGTG
- a CDS encoding copper amine oxidase is translated as MNTKKFCACALLLMVLFLVPVAAASAQEGRPIGVFLDGLPVQFDVPPLIHQGRTMVPFRAIAEALNLTVNWDEQTRTVTTTGGGTVVRLQVNNPTAYLNQQPVWLDAPPLIEQGRVLIPLRFFSEAFNCRVEWDGTGGAVSITSPPVDMTVIGFYALGDSKTSSWTDLFGVPYPETRTGNTDVVDEIAAGWYSLDRDGNLLTKSRTGWQRPDGWEKVLQAAREYGLAAEMVIHVTDGDGTLASLLPSEQAVTEAVTNIMKEAVLYRGINLDFEGLGYREEGEELLQTRQAFNHFVRLLAAQARQAGLRLTLTLHPPNSAYQGYDYQALGEAADRIIIMAYDYGSKPEPDSLVIQAVEQALSQVPKEKLILGISIPSENPDSLLTKVGIAKRYRLRGIALWRLGLLNGEMWDTLRSTVAVSR
- a CDS encoding anti-sigma regulatory factor — its product is MDFQAAGQAAGKVKQVLLGIGYDPQVARRAAIITYELEMNLVIHGGGGTLTVELSPDLIEISAEDHGPGIPDVNLAMQEGYSTAPAHVREMGFGAGMGLPNIRRWSDKLTIATEINKGTKLLAAIYCKKQE